ATATCGGAACAACTGCACATCCAGGGCCTCCTCCTTGAGCCTGAACACGTCACCGCCTTCTTCTTTTCCAGCATTGACGAGATTCAGGCGAGGCTCGCCACTAAGATCGAGGAGTACTCCATCGGCGCATCAAAAAAGGTGGTCCTTCTGGATGGTTACAAGAACAAGAGGATGGTCGAGAAACTGGGCATCGCGAAACTCCCCGCCATGGTGGAGTTCCGAAAGGGGAAGATCCAACGTTCGCAGCAAGTGGAGTCCATGGAAGAGGCCGTGAAATTCCTGTCGTGATCGGTTCCGCCCCGTAACCCGGGTAATGATTGCCTTCGCGATCCTCAGGGGAGGTGCGAACCATGATAGTGACCGTAACGCTGAACCCGGCCGTTGACGAAGAGTGCCTCGTCCCGGAGTTTCGGCCGGGTAAATGGTTCCGGGCCGGTCAAGTCAACAGGTCGCCGGGCGGAAAGGGCATCAATGTCTCCTACATGCTATCCCAGGTGGACTTTCCATCGGTGGCGATGGGTTTCCTGGCGGGGTTTAACGGCGAATATATCAGGGATGCCCTCAGGAGGCTCCATATAACCACCAATTTCATTCACGTCCCCGGTGAGACCCGTTCAAACGTGTACATCGTGGATGAAGTGGGCCATATCGAGACCGGCGTGGCGGAAAGCGGACCCTACATCCCCGAGGAAGCCCTCGGAAGGTTCCTGACCAACTATGAAAGGATGCTCGTCAGGGCCCGGTTCGTCATGATCGGAGGCTCCCTTCCGCCGGGAGTTCCCCAGGATATTTACCGAGACTTGGTCGAAAGAGCCAAGTCAAAAGGGATCCCCACCCTCCTCGACGCGGCGGGGCCGCCTCTTTTGGCCGCTATC
This portion of the Thermovirga sp. genome encodes:
- a CDS encoding thioredoxin-disulfide reductase yields the protein ISEQLHIQGLLLEPEHVTAFFFSSIDEIQARLATKIEEYSIGASKKVVLLDGYKNKRMVEKLGIAKLPAMVEFRKGKIQRSQQVESMEEAVKFLS
- a CDS encoding 1-phosphofructokinase family hexose kinase, with translation MIVTVTLNPAVDEECLVPEFRPGKWFRAGQVNRSPGGKGINVSYMLSQVDFPSVAMGFLAGFNGEYIRDALRRLHITTNFIHVPGETRSNVYIVDEVGHIETGVAESGPYIPEEALGRFLTNYERMLVRARFVMIGGSLPPGVPQDIYRDLVERAKSKGIPTLLDAAGPPLLAAIEEGPTFARVDHRFMAWVAGISLTSLDNLIEVVSRVHDYGVEWAVASYRNYGAVFFSPEGIYLAEFERKGLASLFASDDALVAGFIIAREEKMDVEETIRFSTACAWENSLRVEKGFWGRLEIDQLAVQVQVEKLD